A stretch of the Polyangiaceae bacterium genome encodes the following:
- a CDS encoding LamG domain-containing protein produces the protein MRVISWLRALSGTSLLVVVAACASTGGVGDPGGGGAAGAGATSGAGGSGAAGGGTGGAGGTVSSGGLGGAAGDQSGGTGGGGVCNDGQQQPCYAGPPGTEGVGICKAGVQDCAGGKWGSCQGQVVAATAEACNGLDDDCNGLADEGFGQTTCGKGACSVTTANCVNGVPVACTPKTASPTEKCDGVDDDCDGTIDEGCVCTTGQTQPCYSGPAGTQGVGACKAGTQACSGGQWAACTGAVLPKAETCNSVDDDCDGSVDDGNPGGGAACNTGKQGICASGTLTCTTGAVTCKQTNQPAPSEICSNSLDDDCDGQTNEGCSTVAQLIHYELEQSSGTNVPNLAPGQPAGSIVGTMTWTTGGGAPGSSFHLLNPSGSVNHVTHGITTTLTTATIEFFWKFVSGTGTSYMWYDGGTSFRAFTNGVANAGVMVRSVPGGADVTYTGNLQNGQWHHIAFVLDAAGGQGRLYVNGTLAGSSAYSGSVAMGSTFTVLGRATTANSASVGFDRYRVWQSALTPAQIASIIAGTL, from the coding sequence ATGCGGGTCATTTCCTGGTTGCGCGCGCTCTCGGGGACCTCGTTGCTCGTCGTCGTCGCAGCGTGTGCGAGCACCGGCGGCGTGGGCGACCCGGGCGGAGGCGGAGCGGCAGGAGCGGGCGCCACCAGCGGTGCGGGCGGCTCGGGCGCTGCGGGCGGCGGCACCGGGGGCGCGGGTGGCACGGTGTCGAGCGGGGGTCTGGGCGGAGCGGCGGGAGATCAGAGCGGCGGCACGGGTGGCGGCGGAGTGTGCAACGACGGGCAACAGCAGCCGTGCTACGCGGGCCCCCCGGGAACGGAGGGAGTGGGCATCTGCAAGGCCGGCGTGCAGGACTGCGCCGGCGGCAAGTGGGGCTCCTGCCAGGGGCAAGTCGTGGCCGCAACGGCAGAGGCGTGCAACGGGCTCGACGACGACTGCAACGGGCTCGCCGACGAAGGCTTCGGGCAGACGACCTGTGGCAAGGGTGCGTGCTCGGTCACCACGGCCAACTGCGTGAATGGCGTCCCGGTCGCGTGCACGCCCAAGACGGCGAGCCCGACGGAGAAGTGCGACGGCGTGGACGACGACTGCGATGGCACCATCGACGAGGGGTGCGTGTGCACGACCGGCCAGACCCAGCCCTGCTACAGCGGTCCGGCGGGGACGCAGGGCGTCGGCGCGTGCAAGGCCGGCACCCAGGCCTGCAGTGGTGGACAGTGGGCCGCTTGCACCGGAGCAGTGCTGCCCAAGGCCGAGACGTGCAACTCCGTGGACGACGACTGCGACGGCAGCGTGGACGACGGGAACCCGGGCGGCGGCGCTGCGTGCAACACCGGCAAGCAGGGCATCTGCGCGTCGGGGACGCTGACTTGCACGACCGGAGCGGTGACCTGCAAGCAAACCAACCAGCCGGCGCCCAGCGAGATCTGCAGCAACTCGCTGGACGACGACTGCGACGGCCAGACCAACGAGGGCTGCAGCACCGTCGCGCAGCTCATCCACTACGAGCTCGAGCAGAGCTCTGGCACGAATGTGCCGAACCTGGCACCCGGCCAGCCCGCCGGCAGCATCGTGGGTACCATGACCTGGACCACCGGGGGCGGCGCCCCGGGCTCGAGCTTCCACTTGCTCAACCCGTCGGGCAGCGTGAACCACGTCACGCACGGCATCACCACCACGCTCACGACCGCCACCATCGAGTTCTTCTGGAAGTTCGTCTCCGGCACCGGCACCTCGTACATGTGGTACGACGGCGGCACGAGCTTCCGCGCGTTCACCAACGGTGTGGCCAACGCCGGCGTGATGGTGCGCTCCGTGCCCGGCGGCGCCGACGTGACCTACACCGGCAACCTGCAGAACGGCCAGTGGCATCACATTGCCTTCGTGCTCGACGCGGCGGGCGGTCAGGGCCGCCTCTACGTCAACGGCACGCTCGCAGGCAGCTCGGCGTACTCCGGCTCCGTGGCGATGGGCTCGACCTTCACGGTCCTCGGCCGCGCCACCACGGCGAACTCGGCGAGCGTCGGCTTCGACCGCTACCGTGTCTGGCAGAGCGCGCTCACGCCGGCCCAGATCGCCAGCATCATCGCCGGAACCTTGTGA
- a CDS encoding methyltransferase domain-containing protein has product MGYDRSYWEQLWAKTLREHPDKVAQRPPNAYLVAELTGLRPGRALDAGCGHGAETLWLAAHGWEVTAVDFSASALAHARSTAEALGPDIAKRIAWREGDLAVWAPPPSHFDLVMCLYVHVAGSVGEMVQRLASGVAPGGTLFVVGHRPIDPATGEPTAAAGQVQVSVESALAVLDQREWVLEVAAERARAVTGTGVDAVIRARRATTGGSAPRV; this is encoded by the coding sequence ATGGGCTACGACCGCTCGTATTGGGAACAGCTCTGGGCGAAGACACTGCGGGAGCACCCGGACAAGGTCGCGCAGCGTCCGCCGAATGCGTATCTGGTCGCCGAGCTGACGGGACTTCGTCCGGGGCGTGCGCTCGACGCTGGTTGCGGCCACGGCGCGGAGACGCTCTGGCTCGCCGCGCACGGTTGGGAGGTCACGGCAGTCGACTTCTCGGCGAGTGCGCTCGCGCACGCTCGCTCGACCGCCGAGGCGTTGGGCCCGGACATCGCCAAGCGCATCGCCTGGCGTGAGGGCGACCTGGCGGTGTGGGCGCCGCCGCCCAGCCACTTCGACCTGGTGATGTGCCTCTACGTTCATGTCGCGGGGTCGGTCGGAGAAATGGTGCAGCGCCTGGCGAGCGGAGTCGCACCCGGCGGAACGTTGTTCGTCGTCGGCCACCGTCCAATCGATCCCGCGACCGGAGAGCCGACGGCCGCGGCGGGTCAGGTGCAAGTCTCCGTCGAGAGCGCTCTCGCCGTGCTCGATCAGAGGGAGTGGGTGCTCGAGGTGGCGGCGGAGCGCGCGCGCGCCGTCACGGGGACGGGCGTCGATGCCGTGATCCGCGCGAGGCGCGCGACCACCGGCGGCAGCGCCCCGCGGGTCTAG
- the rsgA gene encoding ribosome small subunit-dependent GTPase A: MYHDLETPALSALGFDDHFASQFSDPDAWDRAARVAVEHRGRYLLLSSTGTREGVLSGRLRHAVGSTAELPRVGDWVELGPLSGSGVAVIARVLERKTSFVRRDPGDPHGLQVIAANIDAAFVVCAESGSDDDRVRLRGVNPARLERYATAVRQSGARPVFVINKLDLAADPEQTIAHVRAVARGAEVIATSAFTGAGIERLRAAIGPSETLALVGPSGVGKSALTNRLLGREVERVGAVRSDDERGRHTTTHRELFVLTGGGLLIDTPGMRELGLSGEDGDVDAGFDEIATLGSECRFRDCRHAGEPGCAVITAIARGELDERRLWSRQKLEREIEHARQKLDPRARAAQKRMFKTRARAHRLRDKMGK, encoded by the coding sequence ATGTATCACGACCTGGAAACGCCGGCGCTCAGCGCGCTCGGCTTCGACGACCACTTCGCATCTCAGTTCTCCGACCCCGACGCTTGGGACCGCGCCGCGCGCGTCGCGGTCGAGCACCGCGGTCGCTACCTGCTGCTCTCTTCGACCGGAACGCGGGAGGGCGTGCTCTCCGGACGCCTGCGGCACGCTGTCGGTTCCACCGCTGAATTGCCCCGCGTGGGCGACTGGGTGGAGCTCGGGCCCCTCTCGGGCAGCGGAGTAGCCGTGATCGCGCGCGTGCTCGAACGAAAGACCTCGTTCGTGAGGCGCGACCCCGGCGATCCCCACGGGCTCCAGGTGATCGCCGCCAACATCGACGCGGCGTTCGTCGTGTGCGCCGAGTCCGGAAGCGACGACGACCGCGTACGACTGCGGGGAGTGAACCCGGCTCGGCTCGAGCGCTACGCGACCGCCGTGCGGCAGAGCGGCGCGCGCCCGGTGTTCGTGATCAACAAGCTGGACCTCGCGGCCGACCCGGAGCAGACCATCGCCCACGTCCGCGCGGTAGCCCGGGGCGCGGAGGTGATCGCGACCAGCGCGTTCACCGGCGCCGGCATCGAGCGGCTCCGGGCTGCCATCGGGCCGAGCGAGACGCTGGCCCTCGTGGGGCCGTCCGGCGTCGGCAAGTCCGCGCTCACCAACCGCCTGCTGGGCCGCGAGGTCGAGCGGGTGGGCGCGGTGCGCAGCGACGACGAGCGAGGCCGCCACACTACCACCCACCGCGAGCTCTTCGTGCTGACGGGCGGAGGGTTGCTGATCGACACGCCCGGGATGCGCGAGCTGGGACTCTCCGGAGAAGACGGCGACGTCGACGCGGGCTTCGACGAGATCGCCACGCTCGGCAGCGAGTGCCGCTTTCGCGACTGCCGCCACGCCGGCGAGCCGGGGTGCGCCGTGATCACCGCGATAGCGCGCGGGGAGCTCGACGAGCGCCGGCTCTGGAGCCGCCAGAAGCTAGAGCGCGAGATCGAACACGCACGCCAGAAGCTCGACCCACGAGCGCGAGCGGCCCAGAAGCGCATGTTCAAGACCCGCGCGCGAGCCCATCGACTGCGCGACAAGATGGGCAAGTGA